One Aureibacillus halotolerans genomic region harbors:
- a CDS encoding YitT family protein, with protein MVMNEIKKIIVIMFGAFLNAVALNVFLIPANVYASGFTGAAQLIATILENPGLTGLIVFILNIPVTILGWMKVGKLFTIYSFLSVLMLTLFLDIIPILPQTEDTLLYAVFGGVCSAVGVGLTLKFGASTGGMDIIAMVLSRMKDRPVGTYFFMLNSIIIATAGIYFDPEKALYTLVALYATTRVIDVIHTRHEKLTAMIVSSKSEELEAAIHAKLVRGITTVPARGAFSKQKKDMLIMVITRYELYDLEQTIREVDPHAFTNVVQTAGVYGFFRKE; from the coding sequence ATGGTCATGAATGAAATAAAAAAAATAATCGTTATTATGTTTGGTGCTTTTTTGAATGCAGTCGCCTTAAACGTTTTTCTGATCCCAGCTAATGTGTATGCAAGTGGGTTCACCGGAGCGGCGCAGCTAATTGCCACCATTCTTGAAAACCCGGGGCTAACAGGACTGATCGTATTCATTCTTAACATTCCTGTGACCATTCTAGGTTGGATGAAAGTAGGCAAACTCTTTACGATTTATAGTTTTTTGTCCGTCCTAATGCTAACTTTATTCCTTGATATTATTCCAATTCTACCGCAAACTGAAGATACCCTGTTGTACGCTGTTTTTGGTGGGGTTTGCTCAGCAGTCGGGGTCGGATTAACGTTAAAGTTTGGCGCATCTACTGGTGGAATGGATATTATTGCAATGGTTCTTTCAAGGATGAAGGATCGACCTGTTGGTACATATTTTTTTATGCTCAACTCAATTATCATCGCTACAGCAGGCATTTACTTTGATCCTGAAAAGGCATTGTACACTCTCGTCGCCTTGTATGCGACAACGCGGGTTATTGATGTCATTCATACGAGACATGAAAAATTAACAGCGATGATTGTGTCCAGTAAATCCGAAGAACTAGAAGCAGCCATTCATGCAAAGCTGGTTAGGGGCATTACAACAGTGCCTGCCAGAGGCGCTTTTTCCAAACAAAAAAAGGACATGCTCATCATGGTGATTACACGTTATGAACTTTATGATTTGGAGCAAACCATTCGGGAAGTTGATCCACATGCATTTACAAACGTTGTCCAAACAGCAGGGGTTTATGGGTTTTTCCGCAAAGAATAG
- a CDS encoding BsuPI-related putative proteinase inhibitor, giving the protein MKFNWFTMVMLAALLSLGACSTSEPANTTDQETNGESEEEGTTDGETSGADSEADATQTDQLSLSAEPDVWENGADLTLILDNSSDEDITLENSSEQLVQFVVKNDAGEEVYDSSADGTFSQATGSTTIAAGSDFRWTPFWDLTSEGSRVPAGTYTLEATIVADTLEEGGLTVTQEFDVAEADESVFRDVSVEGEAGTYTVEGEVNVASGPFSYSIEDGHNVFVENGEFPAVEGSEGWTSFSLPIDISDEELPSNGSVMLVLRNDQGKEQGVRLEQFTQQ; this is encoded by the coding sequence ATGAAATTCAACTGGTTTACAATGGTAATGTTGGCCGCATTGTTGTCGCTTGGCGCATGTTCTACATCAGAGCCAGCCAACACAACGGACCAAGAGACAAATGGAGAGTCTGAAGAAGAAGGTACTACTGACGGTGAGACAAGTGGGGCTGACAGCGAAGCAGATGCGACGCAAACCGATCAGCTTTCATTATCTGCTGAGCCGGACGTTTGGGAAAACGGGGCCGATTTGACGCTGATTTTAGATAATTCGTCTGATGAAGACATCACGTTAGAAAACAGCTCCGAGCAACTCGTTCAATTTGTAGTGAAAAACGATGCTGGGGAAGAAGTGTACGATTCCAGTGCGGACGGTACATTTAGTCAAGCAACTGGTAGCACAACGATTGCAGCAGGAAGTGATTTTCGTTGGACCCCATTTTGGGATCTCACATCAGAAGGCTCTAGAGTTCCAGCAGGCACCTATACGCTTGAAGCAACTATAGTTGCCGATACGCTTGAAGAAGGTGGTCTAACCGTAACGCAAGAATTTGACGTTGCTGAAGCTGACGAAAGCGTCTTTCGCGATGTCAGTGTTGAAGGTGAAGCTGGGACGTATACAGTCGAAGGTGAAGTAAACGTAGCTAGTGGCCCTTTTTCTTATTCAATTGAAGATGGTCATAATGTATTTGTAGAAAACGGTGAGTTCCCAGCTGTTGAGGGAAGTGAAGGTTGGACATCCTTTAGCCTTCCGATTGACATTTCAGATGAAGAGCTCCCCTCAAATGGCTCAGTAATGCTTGTGCTGAGAAATGACCAAGGGAAAGAACAAGGCGTCCGCTTAGAGCAATTTACTCAGCAATAA
- a CDS encoding NifU N-terminal domain-containing protein, with protein MKATAQYTPNPNAVKFTAEEQLFEGAKSTHGKAGDDISHPLLKQILALEGVDSIMAYGDFVSVNKVDAASWDTLEPAVLDVFATYGV; from the coding sequence ATGAAAGCAACAGCACAATATACACCTAACCCGAATGCAGTGAAATTTACTGCAGAGGAGCAGTTATTCGAAGGTGCCAAAAGCACTCACGGAAAAGCAGGGGATGACATCTCTCACCCTTTGCTAAAGCAAATTCTTGCTTTAGAAGGCGTCGACAGCATTATGGCGTATGGAGATTTTGTTTCTGTAAACAAAGTTGACGCAGCAAGCTGGGATACACTAGAACCAGCCGTGCTTGATGTGTTTGCTACATACGGCGTTTAA
- a CDS encoding metal-sulfur cluster assembly factor — protein sequence MDEAMKEYIMGALENVIDPELGIDIVNLGLIYDVDLEDDGHLIVTMTLTAMGCPLAGVIESEVKNAVAALPEVESVDVNIVWSPPWGKDKMSRMAKIALGVPD from the coding sequence ATGGATGAAGCAATGAAAGAATATATTATGGGCGCTCTTGAGAATGTTATCGATCCTGAGCTTGGTATCGATATTGTCAACCTTGGATTAATCTATGATGTTGACCTTGAGGACGATGGCCATCTTATTGTAACGATGACATTAACGGCGATGGGATGCCCACTCGCTGGTGTAATTGAGAGTGAAGTGAAAAATGCAGTTGCTGCGCTACCTGAAGTGGAATCCGTCGATGTAAATATTGTTTGGAGTCCGCCATGGGGAAAGGACAAAATGTCCCGAATGGCTAAAATAGCATTAGGTGTCCCTGATTGA
- the argC gene encoding N-acetyl-gamma-glutamyl-phosphate reductase: MNVGIVGATGYGGAELIRLINHHPYATVSAVYSTTQDGAALSESYPHMLDMNSLVLQAFDAKHAGATCDVVFLATPPGVSSKLSPSLLAENVKVIDLSGDLRLKNPDDYEVWYKKKPADESLLSEAVYGLTEWTGEAVKKARLIANPGCYPTAVLLGLLPLLKAGLIEPDSLLIDAKSGTSGAGRSASAIAHFPEMNDNFKIYKVNQHQHTPEIEQMLSTVTDKLTPITFSTHLVPMTRGIMATMYGKLTVGTQAEDLRAAYEQSYHSAPFVRLRPEGQFPSTKEVYGSNFCDIGFTLDQRTNRVTIVSVIDNLVKGAAGQAIHNLNVLAGFEETAGLQMVPVYP; the protein is encoded by the coding sequence ATGAACGTAGGTATTGTCGGAGCAACGGGGTATGGTGGTGCGGAGTTAATTCGTTTAATCAACCACCATCCATATGCAACAGTGAGTGCAGTGTATTCAACGACACAAGATGGTGCAGCGTTAAGTGAGAGTTACCCACATATGCTTGATATGAATTCGCTTGTGTTGCAGGCATTTGATGCAAAGCATGCCGGGGCCACTTGCGATGTAGTATTTCTTGCGACACCACCAGGCGTATCATCAAAGCTGTCCCCGTCATTGTTAGCAGAAAACGTAAAAGTCATTGATTTGTCAGGGGATTTGCGATTGAAGAATCCCGATGATTATGAGGTGTGGTATAAAAAGAAACCAGCTGATGAATCTTTGCTCAGCGAAGCCGTTTACGGTCTTACAGAATGGACAGGTGAAGCGGTCAAAAAGGCGAGGTTAATTGCCAATCCAGGCTGTTATCCAACGGCTGTGTTGCTTGGGTTGTTGCCGCTCTTAAAAGCAGGTCTCATTGAACCAGACTCATTATTAATTGATGCAAAGTCTGGGACGTCAGGCGCAGGACGAAGTGCGTCTGCCATTGCCCATTTTCCTGAGATGAACGACAACTTTAAGATATATAAAGTCAACCAACACCAGCATACTCCTGAAATTGAACAAATGCTTTCAACGGTGACGGATAAGCTAACCCCAATCACGTTTAGTACACATCTTGTGCCGATGACACGGGGGATAATGGCGACGATGTACGGGAAACTCACCGTTGGAACGCAGGCAGAAGATCTTCGTGCAGCCTATGAACAATCGTATCATTCTGCCCCTTTTGTTCGTCTTCGGCCTGAAGGGCAATTTCCGTCGACGAAAGAAGTCTATGGGTCTAACTTTTGCGATATTGGCTTCACTTTAGACCAGCGAACCAATCGCGTGACGATTGTCTCAGTCATTGACAATTTGGTCAAAGGTGCAGCAGGGCAAGCGATCCATAATCTTAACGTACTCGCAGGATTTGAAGAAACAGCCGGGCTTCAAATGGTGCCCGTATATCCATAG
- the argJ gene encoding bifunctional ornithine acetyltransferase/N-acetylglutamate synthase: MLTSHKAPEYQKAGDITSPKGFAAAGLHAGLKYKRNDLGVIYSETPASSAAVYTLNHFQAAPLKVTKNSIEEEGKLQAIVVNSAFANACTGKQGDDDAFAMRKHMAQHLSIPEHYVAVASTGVIGEYLPLDKIKTGIDRLAPKPTLEAADDFNRAILTTDLIVKKTCWTMEIDQKEVTIAGAAKGSGMIHPNMATMLSFVTTDANISPQALHQALREVTDKTFNRITVDGETSTNDMVLVMANGHAENDELTQDHPEWETFVEGLRQTSEDLAKMIARDGEGATKLIEVQVDGAESEQEAGEVAKKIVGSDLVKTAVYGADANWGRIIQAIGHSNAKVDPDAVDIWIGPFQVLKESRPLPFSEEAATEYLKSEQVTIKVDLNVGHANAKAWGCDLTYDYIKINASYRT, encoded by the coding sequence ATGTTGACATCACATAAAGCACCAGAATATCAGAAGGCTGGAGACATCACTTCACCTAAAGGGTTTGCTGCGGCAGGTTTACACGCAGGATTAAAATACAAACGTAATGATCTCGGGGTTATTTATTCAGAAACGCCTGCCTCTAGTGCAGCTGTATATACATTAAATCATTTTCAGGCGGCGCCATTAAAGGTGACGAAAAACAGCATTGAAGAAGAAGGCAAGCTGCAAGCGATCGTCGTAAACTCTGCTTTTGCAAACGCGTGTACAGGCAAGCAGGGAGATGACGACGCCTTTGCGATGAGAAAGCACATGGCCCAGCATTTAAGCATTCCAGAGCATTACGTCGCTGTGGCTTCAACTGGTGTCATTGGGGAATACCTGCCGTTGGATAAAATTAAAACAGGCATTGACCGCCTCGCGCCAAAACCTACGTTAGAGGCTGCTGATGATTTTAATCGCGCGATCCTGACGACCGATCTCATTGTGAAAAAAACTTGCTGGACAATGGAAATTGACCAAAAAGAAGTAACGATTGCTGGCGCAGCTAAAGGCTCAGGAATGATTCACCCCAATATGGCGACGATGCTTTCCTTTGTGACAACCGACGCGAACATCTCTCCACAAGCATTGCACCAAGCTTTGCGAGAAGTGACGGATAAAACGTTCAATCGCATTACAGTGGATGGCGAAACGTCCACAAACGATATGGTGTTGGTGATGGCAAACGGTCATGCAGAAAATGACGAGCTTACACAAGATCATCCAGAGTGGGAAACATTTGTTGAAGGTCTCAGACAGACATCTGAGGATCTCGCTAAAATGATTGCACGTGATGGTGAGGGCGCAACAAAGCTCATTGAAGTGCAGGTGGATGGGGCAGAGTCAGAGCAAGAAGCAGGCGAGGTTGCCAAAAAAATAGTTGGATCTGATCTTGTCAAAACAGCGGTGTATGGCGCAGATGCCAACTGGGGACGTATTATCCAAGCGATTGGGCATAGCAATGCAAAGGTAGATCCTGATGCCGTTGATATTTGGATCGGGCCATTCCAGGTGTTGAAGGAAAGCCGTCCCCTCCCTTTTTCTGAGGAAGCAGCGACAGAGTACTTAAAATCAGAGCAGGTCACAATTAAAGTAGATCTTAATGTTGGTCATGCCAATGCAAAAGCATGGGGCTGTGATCTAACGTATGACTATATAAAAATTAATGCCAGTTACCGAACGTAA
- the argB gene encoding acetylglutamate kinase: protein MTRPIVVLKCGGSTLEQLSDSFFEGLRALQEQGKQPVIVHGGGPDIQSMLQQLDIKTEFHDGLRKTTEPVMNVVEMVLAGSVNKRLVTRLRSFGVDAAGLSGCDGGLLECKPISLETLGLVGEVTHVTTNVLEALFLKGIVPVIAPIGVDKEGVHYNINADTAAAAVANALHAEQLMFVTDVPGILKDDKLIQELSISECEALISDGTIYGGMLPKVRAALATLNDRLQQVAIVNGAMKQNNGCIRGTTIKRSLEVV, encoded by the coding sequence ATGACACGACCAATCGTTGTTTTAAAATGTGGTGGGAGTACCCTGGAGCAATTATCAGATTCGTTTTTTGAAGGGCTTCGTGCGTTGCAGGAACAAGGCAAGCAGCCTGTCATCGTGCATGGAGGCGGACCTGATATTCAGTCGATGCTGCAACAGCTTGATATCAAAACGGAATTTCATGATGGGCTTCGGAAAACAACAGAGCCTGTCATGAACGTCGTGGAGATGGTGCTCGCTGGAAGTGTGAACAAACGATTGGTCACTCGTTTACGATCTTTTGGTGTTGATGCAGCTGGGCTTTCTGGCTGTGATGGTGGTTTGCTTGAGTGCAAGCCGATCAGCTTAGAAACGTTAGGTCTCGTCGGTGAAGTGACACATGTGACAACAAATGTGCTAGAGGCATTATTTTTGAAAGGCATAGTCCCAGTCATCGCACCTATTGGAGTTGACAAAGAAGGCGTTCATTACAATATAAATGCCGACACAGCTGCCGCTGCTGTAGCCAATGCCTTGCATGCTGAGCAGCTCATGTTTGTCACAGATGTCCCTGGGATTTTAAAAGACGATAAGCTTATTCAAGAGTTGAGCATTAGTGAATGCGAAGCTCTGATTAGTGATGGAACCATTTACGGGGGAATGTTACCAAAGGTTAGAGCTGCTTTAGCAACATTAAATGATCGTTTGCAGCAAGTAGCGATTGTGAACGGAGCAATGAAACAGAACAACGGATGCATTCGAGGAACGACAATTAAACGCTCACTGGAGGTCGTGTAG
- a CDS encoding acetylornithine transaminase, whose amino-acid sequence MSYLFSTYGKWEIEFESARGVKVTDTNGHSYIDLTSGLGVVNLGHCHPKVTSAVQHQLEKYWHTSNLFQSSLQEQVAKQLTEQTNLDLAFFCNSGAEAIEGALKLARKFTGRSKVVTLQKSFHGRTFGAMAATGQDKIKQGYGDMLPEFVHVPLNDGNALEKAVDTETAAVLIEVIQGESGIHQADKAFLQQIQTVCEANGALFIIDEIQTGIGRTGKLFAYQHDELDPDIITVAKGLSNGLPVGAILGKSELAQAFTPGSHGTTFGGNPVSMAAAHAVLKEINQPAFLQEVQQKGDMILSKLHDGLKDMSIVKEIRGKGLMIGIELTIPAAPILLELQTKGVLAVSAGENVVRLLPPLVISNEDLSAALDVLIQTVEETHVHSTAPTS is encoded by the coding sequence ATGTCATATTTATTTTCAACGTACGGAAAATGGGAAATTGAGTTTGAATCAGCGCGAGGCGTGAAGGTGACAGATACAAATGGTCATTCTTACATTGATCTGACCTCTGGACTTGGAGTTGTCAATCTAGGACATTGTCATCCTAAAGTGACCTCTGCCGTACAGCACCAATTAGAAAAATATTGGCACACCTCAAATTTGTTTCAAAGCTCCTTACAAGAACAGGTAGCAAAACAATTGACAGAACAGACGAATCTTGATCTAGCCTTTTTTTGCAATTCAGGAGCAGAGGCGATTGAAGGGGCATTAAAACTCGCTAGAAAATTTACAGGGCGCAGCAAAGTGGTTACGTTGCAAAAATCTTTCCATGGTCGAACGTTTGGGGCGATGGCAGCAACTGGGCAAGACAAAATCAAGCAAGGCTACGGCGATATGCTTCCTGAATTTGTGCATGTTCCACTGAATGATGGCAACGCCCTTGAAAAAGCGGTCGACACAGAAACGGCTGCTGTTCTAATTGAGGTCATTCAAGGAGAAAGTGGTATTCACCAAGCGGATAAAGCGTTTTTGCAACAAATTCAAACGGTTTGTGAAGCAAATGGCGCGCTCTTTATTATTGATGAAATTCAAACAGGTATTGGCCGAACGGGGAAATTATTTGCCTATCAGCATGACGAGCTTGATCCGGACATCATTACTGTAGCGAAAGGCTTAAGCAATGGTTTGCCTGTTGGCGCGATCCTTGGAAAAAGCGAATTAGCTCAAGCGTTCACGCCAGGGAGTCATGGGACAACATTTGGTGGCAACCCAGTGTCTATGGCTGCCGCACACGCCGTATTGAAAGAAATCAACCAACCTGCCTTTTTGCAGGAGGTTCAGCAAAAAGGCGATATGATCCTTTCAAAGCTTCATGATGGTCTAAAAGACATGAGCATCGTGAAGGAAATTCGTGGCAAAGGATTAATGATTGGCATTGAGCTTACTATTCCTGCCGCACCGATTTTGCTCGAGCTCCAAACAAAGGGCGTGCTTGCTGTATCCGCTGGTGAAAACGTCGTTCGCTTATTGCCGCCACTAGTGATTTCAAACGAAGATCTATCGGCAGCATTGGATGTCCTTATTCAAACAGTTGAAGAAACGCACGTCCACTCGACGGCACCAACATCATGA
- a CDS encoding carbamoyl phosphate synthase small subunit codes for MKGYLHLANEETYEGIWIDGAKAVHGEVVFFTGMTGYQEVITDPSFRGQIVVFTYPLIGNYGVNEVDMESDDIQVNGVVISEMSAEGHHYESVKSFQQWLVEKNIPVLLGADTRDIVKAIRSEGMMGGQLSPAPTPHWEGYLTIEEQELVQEASVSSQELYPGQGDHVVLVDFGYKHSIRKQLQELGCKVTVVPYNIALDELKQLQPDGVVFSNGPGDPEQMHPYLPTMKQLSLTYPTLAICLGHQLMALAHGGTTSKLKFGHRGANQPVFDKKLNKVFMTSQNHSFVVDEDSMQNSAFEMRFHNVNDGSAEGMVHQNKPILSVQFHPEAKPGPEDSRWMFAEFLKMMDAVRGEKVYA; via the coding sequence ATGAAAGGTTACTTGCATTTAGCCAACGAGGAAACTTATGAGGGCATTTGGATCGATGGCGCGAAGGCTGTCCATGGAGAAGTCGTCTTTTTTACAGGAATGACAGGCTATCAAGAGGTGATTACAGACCCCTCTTTCCGTGGACAAATCGTTGTGTTTACGTACCCACTTATCGGCAACTACGGTGTCAATGAGGTTGATATGGAAAGCGATGATATTCAAGTCAACGGGGTTGTTATTAGCGAAATGAGTGCAGAAGGTCATCATTACGAGAGTGTAAAATCATTTCAGCAATGGCTCGTTGAAAAAAATATTCCTGTGCTTTTAGGTGCAGACACGAGAGACATTGTGAAAGCCATCCGTTCGGAAGGGATGATGGGGGGACAGCTTTCGCCAGCTCCGACACCTCACTGGGAAGGCTATCTTACGATTGAAGAACAGGAGCTTGTCCAAGAGGCCTCTGTTTCATCTCAAGAACTCTATCCAGGTCAAGGAGACCACGTCGTTCTCGTTGATTTTGGGTATAAGCATTCAATTCGTAAACAGCTTCAGGAGCTTGGTTGCAAGGTGACAGTTGTTCCTTACAATATCGCTCTTGATGAGCTTAAGCAGCTTCAACCAGATGGCGTCGTCTTTTCAAATGGCCCGGGGGATCCTGAACAGATGCACCCATATTTGCCAACGATGAAACAGCTATCGTTAACTTACCCAACGCTTGCGATTTGCCTTGGACATCAATTAATGGCGTTGGCCCACGGAGGCACGACGAGCAAATTGAAATTTGGTCATCGTGGAGCCAACCAGCCTGTATTTGATAAAAAACTAAACAAAGTGTTTATGACATCGCAAAATCACAGCTTTGTTGTAGACGAAGACAGCATGCAAAATTCTGCCTTTGAGATGCGTTTTCACAATGTGAATGACGGCTCTGCAGAAGGTATGGTGCACCAGAACAAGCCAATATTGTCTGTACAGTTTCATCCAGAAGCGAAGCCAGGACCTGAGGACAGCAGATGGATGTTCGCAGAGTTTCTGAAAATGATGGACGCAGTAAGAGGAGAGAAAGTCTATGCCTAA
- a CDS encoding carbamoyl phosphate synthase large subunit, with protein MPKDPSIKSVLVIGSGPIVIGQAAEFDYAGTQACLALKEEGVRVILVNNNPATIMTDEAHAEAVYFEPLTVESIEEIIKKEQPDGLLATLGGQTGLNLAFALNKAGILDKYGVRLLGTPIESIQQGEDREAFRSLMHELNEPVPESEIVSTVEGAMAFAARVGYPIIVRPAYTLGGSGGGIADTEVEYQQIVSGGLHASPITQCLVEKSIAGCKEVEYEVMRDANGTCITICNMENIDPVGVHTGDSIVTAPSQTLTDSEYHMLRTASIKIIDALGIIGGCNIQFALDPHSKQYYLIEVNPRVSRSSALASKATGYPIARIATKLSLGYALHELKNPVTGHTYASFEPALDYVVVKFPCWPFDKFDKANRSLGTQMKATGEVMAIERNLEAGIHKAIRSLEMETDGIRLKSLCSWTDDALWSIVKKANDRRFFAIIELLYRQVSVETIGKETQIDSFYLRAFERIVEKEHQARATSLEDISNEFLLQLKVYGQADAWLANIWSTTPACVAEKRKQADIRPSYKMVDTCAAEFEAVTPYFYSTWRGNTEVTVTEKKKVIILGSGPIRIGQGIEFDYSSVHCVLALQKAGYETIMINNNPETVSTDYEMADKLYFEPLTVEDVVNIAEAENASDVIVQFGGQTSIRLVEGLEEAGLHILGTSQDVIDMFEDRDRFYQYVQSINVPHIPGEIAQSGEDLIRLAQQFGYPVLVRPSYVIGGKGMHIFNEVERLESFIEENADVLGFPLLIDSYVPGKEAEVDLITDGERVLIPAIFEHIEKAGVHSGDSMATLPPLTLSDNVKQLIATYAEKIALNADFKGVMNIQFVIQDEAVYVLEVNPRASRTVPVISKVTGVHLPQMAAQLLVGTRLEQLTDQQGLLQENSFITIKFPVFSTMKLDGLDPLIGPEMQSTGEGIAVAETAEVALYKAFHWQEDAKAAKRQTIFIGHLPEEVRASYKEKLISKDMVPVEENFAQWLEQDSSLAYVGIDPALSSERKQALKHRLFIFSQLSTLDAFLLGIHSKQVTSQSIQQWLGETQKHTAVKQ; from the coding sequence ATGCCTAAGGATCCAAGCATTAAAAGTGTTCTCGTCATCGGCTCTGGGCCCATTGTCATTGGGCAGGCAGCGGAATTTGACTATGCTGGCACACAAGCGTGCTTAGCACTAAAGGAAGAAGGCGTACGCGTCATCCTTGTGAACAATAACCCAGCAACGATTATGACAGATGAAGCGCATGCGGAGGCCGTTTATTTTGAACCATTAACGGTTGAGAGCATTGAAGAGATTATCAAAAAGGAACAACCAGATGGCCTTCTGGCGACACTTGGTGGTCAGACTGGTTTAAATTTAGCTTTCGCACTTAACAAAGCGGGCATTTTGGACAAATATGGCGTTCGGCTTTTAGGAACACCGATTGAATCCATTCAGCAAGGAGAAGATCGTGAGGCATTCCGATCGTTGATGCATGAGTTAAATGAGCCAGTACCCGAGAGTGAGATTGTTTCAACGGTGGAAGGCGCGATGGCATTTGCAGCACGTGTAGGCTATCCAATTATCGTACGACCTGCGTATACGTTAGGTGGGTCTGGTGGCGGCATTGCCGATACAGAAGTGGAGTATCAACAAATTGTATCTGGAGGTCTCCATGCGAGTCCTATCACACAATGTCTTGTCGAAAAAAGCATTGCCGGATGTAAGGAAGTTGAATATGAGGTCATGCGTGACGCCAACGGGACATGCATCACGATCTGTAATATGGAAAACATTGATCCAGTTGGTGTGCACACGGGCGATTCAATTGTTACGGCTCCTTCACAAACACTAACCGATAGCGAATACCATATGTTGCGTACGGCAAGCATTAAAATCATTGATGCACTTGGCATTATCGGCGGCTGTAACATTCAGTTTGCACTGGATCCACACAGCAAGCAATATTATTTAATTGAGGTCAATCCCCGAGTTAGCCGCTCCTCTGCACTTGCCTCAAAAGCGACGGGGTACCCAATTGCCCGCATAGCTACAAAACTGAGCTTAGGCTATGCATTACACGAGTTAAAAAACCCAGTAACAGGTCATACGTATGCAAGCTTTGAGCCTGCGCTTGATTATGTCGTTGTAAAATTTCCTTGCTGGCCATTTGATAAATTTGATAAAGCAAATCGATCTCTAGGCACGCAGATGAAGGCCACTGGTGAGGTCATGGCCATCGAAAGAAACCTTGAAGCGGGCATTCATAAAGCCATCCGTTCTCTTGAAATGGAGACAGATGGAATACGCTTAAAAAGCTTATGCTCATGGACGGATGATGCCTTATGGTCTATTGTCAAAAAGGCGAATGATCGCCGTTTTTTTGCGATTATAGAGCTGCTGTATCGTCAAGTATCTGTTGAAACGATTGGAAAAGAAACGCAAATTGACAGCTTTTATTTGCGTGCTTTTGAGCGGATCGTCGAGAAGGAGCATCAAGCACGGGCAACATCGCTTGAGGACATTAGCAATGAATTCCTTCTTCAACTTAAAGTATACGGACAGGCCGACGCTTGGCTTGCAAATATATGGTCGACAACTCCTGCTTGTGTAGCTGAAAAACGTAAGCAAGCTGATATTCGGCCTTCTTACAAAATGGTGGATACATGTGCGGCTGAATTTGAAGCTGTTACCCCTTACTTTTATTCCACTTGGCGTGGGAATACAGAGGTTACTGTCACAGAAAAGAAAAAGGTCATTATTTTAGGATCTGGGCCTATCCGCATCGGACAGGGCATTGAATTTGACTATAGTTCCGTGCATTGCGTTCTTGCCTTACAGAAGGCAGGCTATGAAACCATTATGATTAACAACAACCCTGAAACGGTGAGCACAGACTATGAGATGGCAGATAAGCTATATTTCGAGCCGCTTACGGTGGAGGATGTTGTCAATATAGCCGAAGCTGAAAATGCGTCTGACGTCATTGTGCAATTCGGTGGTCAAACGTCTATTCGTTTAGTTGAAGGGCTCGAAGAAGCAGGATTGCATATCCTTGGAACGAGTCAAGACGTCATTGATATGTTTGAGGATCGTGATCGATTTTATCAATACGTGCAATCAATAAACGTGCCTCATATTCCTGGGGAGATCGCACAAAGTGGTGAAGATCTCATCAGACTCGCACAACAGTTTGGCTATCCTGTGCTCGTACGACCGTCCTATGTGATTGGTGGGAAAGGCATGCATATTTTTAATGAAGTAGAAAGACTTGAGTCCTTTATAGAAGAAAATGCAGACGTTTTAGGGTTTCCTCTTCTTATTGATTCTTACGTTCCTGGAAAGGAAGCAGAGGTGGACCTCATTACGGATGGTGAACGAGTGCTTATACCAGCGATTTTTGAACACATTGAAAAAGCTGGTGTCCACTCTGGAGATAGCATGGCTACGCTCCCTCCTTTAACCCTTTCAGATAATGTGAAGCAATTGATTGCGACCTACGCTGAAAAAATTGCGCTCAATGCTGATTTTAAAGGCGTGATGAACATTCAGTTCGTCATACAAGACGAGGCAGTCTACGTGCTTGAGGTCAATCCAAGAGCAAGCCGAACCGTACCGGTCATCAGTAAAGTCACCGGTGTTCATCTTCCACAGATGGCTGCACAGTTGCTCGTGGGTACCCGACTAGAACAGCTCACAGATCAGCAAGGCTTGTTACAGGAGAATTCATTTATCACCATTAAATTCCCTGTCTTTTCTACGATGAAGCTGGATGGTTTAGACCCACTCATTGGACCTGAAATGCAATCCACAGGCGAAGGTATTGCAGTGGCAGAAACTGCTGAAGTTGCTCTTTACAAAGCCTTCCATTGGCAAGAGGATGCAAAAGCTGCAAAGCGTCAAACCATTTTTATTGGTCATCTGCCTGAAGAAGTCAGAGCCTCCTATAAAGAGAAACTCATTAGCAAAGACATGGTACCCGTTGAGGAAAACTTTGCTCAATGGCTTGAACAAGATTCATCACTTGCTTATGTTGGCATTGACCCAGCACTTTCTTCCGAAAGAAAGCAAGCTTTAAAGCATAGATTGTTTATTTTTAGTCAGCTGAGCACGTTGGATGCCTTTCTCCTCGGCATACATTCTAAACAAGTGACTAGCCAATCCATCCAACAATGGCTAGGTGAAACTCAAAAGCATACGGCGGTGAAGCAATGA